Proteins from a single region of Terriglobales bacterium:
- a CDS encoding sugar kinase has protein sequence MPPLTIKPKSECRWDLVSLGEVMLRLDPYDTRISTTRTFRVWEGGGEYNVARGLRRCFGMDTAVITALADNPVGRLVQDLIYQGGVDQSHVKWVPYDGVGRTVRNGLNFTERGFGVRGAVGCSDRGHTAVSQLRAGDVDWNFIFAKERARWFHTGGIFAALSETTPQVAKEAMSAARANGAVVSYDLNYRESLWKAIGGKKRATEVNRELATLVDVLIGNEEDFTAALGFKVEGVDENLSKLDVEHFRRMIERVVSEFPNLRTVATTLRNAKTATFNDWGAVCYHEGKLYRSITRENLEIYDRIGGGDSFASGLIYGFLIGRDPQWAVECGAAHGALAMTTPGDTTMATLSEVEKLMKGGGARVAR, from the coding sequence ATGCCGCCACTCACGATCAAGCCAAAATCAGAATGTAGATGGGACCTCGTAAGCCTCGGAGAGGTAATGCTTCGCCTCGACCCTTACGACACTCGCATCTCGACCACGCGGACTTTCCGGGTTTGGGAAGGAGGCGGCGAGTACAACGTGGCTCGCGGTCTTCGCCGCTGCTTCGGTATGGACACTGCGGTGATTACGGCGCTTGCGGATAATCCCGTCGGTCGTCTGGTGCAGGACCTCATTTATCAAGGTGGCGTTGATCAGTCGCACGTCAAATGGGTTCCTTACGACGGTGTAGGACGGACAGTTCGCAATGGCCTTAATTTCACTGAGCGCGGATTCGGAGTGCGTGGGGCGGTTGGCTGCTCCGATCGCGGACATACCGCGGTCTCGCAACTTCGTGCTGGAGACGTCGACTGGAATTTCATCTTTGCCAAGGAGCGGGCGCGCTGGTTCCACACCGGCGGAATCTTCGCGGCATTGTCCGAAACTACTCCGCAAGTGGCAAAGGAAGCGATGTCCGCAGCGCGGGCGAATGGTGCAGTCGTTTCTTACGATTTGAATTATCGCGAGTCTTTGTGGAAGGCGATCGGAGGAAAAAAGCGGGCCACTGAGGTCAATCGGGAACTGGCGACGTTGGTCGATGTCTTGATCGGCAATGAAGAGGATTTTACGGCCGCACTCGGATTCAAGGTCGAGGGCGTAGACGAAAACTTGTCCAAGCTCGATGTTGAGCATTTTCGTCGCATGATCGAACGCGTAGTTTCCGAGTTTCCCAATTTGAGAACTGTTGCTACGACGCTCCGTAATGCGAAGACCGCGACATTCAATGACTGGGGAGCAGTTTGTTATCACGAAGGCAAACTATATCGCTCGATAACCCGCGAGAATCTCGAGATTTACGATCGTATTGGCGGCGGCGACTCCTTTGCTTCGGGGCTGATTTATGGATTCCTCATCGGACGCGATCCGCAATGGGCGGTTGAATGTGGCGCCGCGCACGGTGCCTTGGCGATGACAACTCCGGGTGACACCACGATGGCAACGCTGTCCGAAGTCGAGAAGCTAATGAAGGGCGGCGGTGCGAGGGTGGCCCGTTGA
- a CDS encoding IclR family transcriptional regulator: MKLPRETNDKYVVEAVLKALDVLESFRDSEELQLSEISKRVSLNKSRAFRLLHTLCERGYVERGTDGHRYRLGIKLFEHASSLRRDVKQVAQPYMRKLQLRFNETINLAVLHGGEVLYIDLLESSRPFRMSAMVGSRMPIANTSLGKALITHAAEHDLEAVFDTLTPTELRKLRTEMEIVKRRGYATDQEENEPGVACIGAPIVNESGVSVGAISISGPSSRILKQEREIGATLAATCKEISRQMGFSERTIPQPLPNRNAVIRRAGS, encoded by the coding sequence ATGAAGTTACCGCGAGAAACTAACGACAAGTATGTGGTTGAAGCTGTATTGAAGGCCCTGGACGTTCTTGAGAGCTTTCGAGATTCGGAAGAGCTTCAGCTTAGCGAAATTTCAAAACGCGTTTCGCTGAACAAAAGTCGGGCATTCCGTTTGCTGCACACACTCTGCGAACGCGGATACGTGGAACGCGGAACGGACGGTCATCGCTATCGTCTCGGAATCAAATTGTTCGAGCATGCTTCGAGCCTGCGCCGTGACGTGAAGCAGGTTGCACAGCCTTATATGCGCAAATTGCAGTTGCGCTTCAACGAGACCATTAACTTGGCGGTCCTGCATGGTGGGGAAGTGCTGTACATAGATTTGTTGGAAAGCTCTCGGCCATTCCGTATGTCAGCGATGGTTGGCAGCCGTATGCCCATCGCAAACACTTCACTTGGGAAAGCCCTGATCACTCACGCCGCTGAGCACGATCTCGAAGCGGTTTTTGACACTCTCACTCCAACCGAGTTGCGCAAGTTGCGAACCGAAATGGAGATCGTGAAGCGACGGGGCTATGCCACGGATCAGGAAGAAAACGAGCCTGGCGTTGCGTGTATTGGCGCGCCGATTGTTAACGAGTCGGGAGTATCCGTTGGCGCGATCAGCATTTCCGGTCCATCCTCGCGCATCCTGAAACAGGAACGCGAAATTGGCGCGACACTGGCGGCTACTTGCAAAGAGATTTCCCGTCAGATGGGATTTTCCGAGCGGACTATCCCGCAGCCGCTGCCGAATCGTAATGCAGTCATCCGACGTGCTGGCAGTTAA
- a CDS encoding fumarylacetoacetate hydrolase family protein, translated as MRLVSFQSDGHAGAGLLREDRVFPLKNVGFADAVSFIAAGEKEHERVEGWLKGASSRDLIPLDSIKLTAPIPRPPKILCIGLNYRDHAKESNMEVPSVPTVFAKYASSVIGPGDAIVLSSATQKPDYEAEFAVVIGKRAKQVQRAQWKDCVFGYTIVNDVSARDVQLATSQWTLGKSFDTFAPMGPHVVTTDEVPDPHALDIRLSIGGETLQHSNTRELIFGIPELIEYLSRMMTLEPGDIISTGTPAGVGLGRTPPRWLKPGEEVLIEIDRIGTLRNPVIAEKAVH; from the coding sequence ATGCGATTAGTAAGCTTTCAGAGTGACGGACACGCCGGGGCGGGACTTTTGCGCGAGGACCGTGTGTTTCCACTTAAGAACGTAGGGTTTGCCGATGCAGTGTCGTTCATCGCGGCAGGAGAGAAGGAGCATGAGCGTGTCGAGGGTTGGCTAAAGGGAGCTTCGTCGCGCGATCTGATCCCGCTGGATTCCATAAAGCTAACGGCTCCGATCCCTCGACCGCCCAAGATTCTTTGCATTGGGCTCAACTACCGCGATCACGCGAAGGAATCCAATATGGAAGTTCCTTCAGTGCCGACGGTATTCGCAAAGTACGCCTCGTCTGTGATTGGCCCCGGTGATGCCATCGTGCTCTCCTCGGCAACGCAGAAGCCTGACTATGAAGCCGAATTCGCCGTCGTGATTGGAAAGCGAGCGAAGCAAGTTCAGCGCGCGCAGTGGAAAGACTGCGTGTTTGGATACACGATCGTGAACGACGTAAGCGCGCGCGACGTGCAACTTGCGACATCACAGTGGACGCTGGGTAAAAGCTTCGACACGTTCGCTCCGATGGGTCCCCACGTAGTTACGACTGACGAAGTTCCCGATCCGCATGCATTGGACATTCGTCTCAGCATCGGCGGCGAAACGCTGCAGCACTCCAATACACGTGAACTGATTTTCGGTATACCCGAGCTGATCGAATACCTTTCGCGAATGATGACGCTTGAGCCTGGCGACATTATCAGTACCGGGACTCCCGCAGGAGTCGGGCTCGGACGAACTCCACCACGATGGCTGAAGCCTGGCGAGGAAGTGCTGATTGAGATCGACAGGATTGGAACGTTGCGTAATCCGGTGATCGCTGAGAAAGCAGTGCATTGA
- a CDS encoding alginate lyase family protein encodes MKQVSRRAFCQSTLTGIASLAATQLLSADSTQTPNLGLDLAKFERPGVLAAAKRYLHERPITITDSSSPRSAGGKHDYFSEADYWWPDPKNPNGPYIQRDGMSNPENFTGHRHALIRLGVRVPALTAAWILTRDRSYSDAAAEHLRAWFLNPATLMNPNLQYAQAIHGRTTGRGTGIIDTIHLVEVVRSVPFLAASRSLSSADHEGVKKWFAQYVNWLTTSKNGQDERDAKNNHGTWWVTQVAEFATFTGDEKLLSYCRDRFKTVFVPNQIAADGCFPEELRRTKPYNYTLFNMAGLATICQTLSNSQDNLFTFALPDGRGLRKAMDYMFPYIRNKASWPHKPDVEYFQYWPIRQPSLLFAGRAFSNPEYIEVWQTLPVEPEVEEIVRNNPIRQPLLWVKQ; translated from the coding sequence TTGAAACAAGTCTCACGCCGAGCTTTTTGCCAAAGTACGCTCACCGGTATCGCCAGCTTGGCGGCAACACAACTTCTCTCCGCAGACAGCACTCAGACTCCAAACCTCGGACTTGACTTAGCGAAATTTGAACGCCCAGGAGTACTGGCAGCCGCGAAGCGTTACCTGCATGAGCGTCCCATCACGATCACAGACTCTTCAAGCCCACGCAGCGCCGGCGGAAAGCATGACTACTTCTCCGAAGCGGACTATTGGTGGCCCGATCCGAAGAATCCGAATGGTCCTTATATCCAGCGCGATGGTATGTCGAACCCGGAGAATTTCACTGGGCACAGGCATGCGCTGATTCGTTTGGGTGTTCGGGTTCCAGCGCTGACCGCGGCATGGATCCTCACACGTGATCGCAGTTATTCGGATGCCGCCGCAGAGCATCTGCGGGCCTGGTTTCTGAATCCCGCCACGTTGATGAATCCGAATCTTCAGTACGCGCAGGCTATTCACGGTCGTACCACCGGGCGCGGAACCGGGATCATCGATACGATTCATCTAGTGGAAGTGGTTCGATCGGTTCCATTTCTAGCCGCATCCAGGTCGCTCTCGTCCGCGGATCACGAAGGCGTGAAGAAATGGTTCGCGCAGTACGTCAATTGGCTAACCACATCGAAGAACGGGCAGGACGAACGCGACGCCAAGAATAATCACGGCACCTGGTGGGTGACGCAGGTTGCAGAGTTTGCCACCTTCACTGGGGACGAAAAGCTGTTGAGCTATTGCCGTGATCGTTTCAAAACGGTGTTCGTGCCGAATCAGATTGCTGCGGATGGATGCTTTCCTGAAGAACTACGCCGCACCAAGCCTTACAACTACACGCTGTTCAACATGGCTGGACTGGCAACGATCTGCCAAACTCTCAGCAACTCACAGGACAATCTGTTCACCTTTGCTCTCCCGGACGGCAGAGGGCTTCGTAAGGCTATGGATTACATGTTCCCTTACATACGGAACAAGGCGTCCTGGCCGCACAAGCCCGACGTCGAGTACTTTCAGTATTGGCCGATCCGTCAGCCCAGTCTGCTGTTTGCGGGCCGTGCGTTCTCGAATCCGGAATACATAGAGGTGTGGCAGACTCTTCCTGTTGAACCTGAGGTCGAGGAAATAGTTCGTAATAATCCAATCCGTCAGCCACTCCTGTGGGTGAAGCAGTAG
- a CDS encoding LUD domain-containing protein, translating to MSSISSAPRHDLVQQFETAATSAAASVERVIYAAGALAAAVKKIATGRIAVGQTLDLPSDLFSELRKLPGVVTGRSKQELATCDVGITEAFAGVARTGSVCVAVDHDYSGSISLLARMHIAVLSAEKITERPGDLFNPQFLNGKAMRRNFVFITGPSATADMGPLVRGVHGPHKLHIIILE from the coding sequence ATGAGCTCTATCTCTTCAGCGCCACGACACGATCTCGTGCAGCAATTTGAGACGGCAGCAACGTCTGCTGCAGCTTCCGTGGAGCGTGTGATTTATGCTGCGGGAGCTCTTGCGGCGGCGGTCAAGAAGATAGCGACCGGTCGAATTGCGGTAGGGCAAACACTCGACCTTCCCTCCGACCTGTTCTCTGAGTTACGCAAATTGCCCGGTGTAGTCACTGGTAGATCCAAACAGGAACTGGCCACTTGCGACGTGGGCATTACGGAAGCCTTTGCGGGCGTTGCACGAACCGGCTCAGTTTGCGTTGCCGTGGATCACGACTACTCCGGCTCGATAAGCCTGCTCGCACGCATGCATATCGCGGTACTTTCTGCGGAGAAGATTACCGAACGGCCAGGCGATCTGTTCAATCCACAGTTCCTGAATGGGAAAGCTATGCGACGGAACTTCGTTTTTATTACTGGCCCGAGCGCAACTGCCGATATGGGTCCGCTGGTACGCGGGGTGCACGGTCCTCATAAGTTGCACATCATCATCCTGGAGTAG